GCAAAATTCTTCCACCATTTTTGGCGTCATCTGGGCATTACAGTGCACATTTTTTTCACCCTGAAATCGGTTTTCCTGAATTTTTCTTGCTGCCTCCACGCGCTTTCTGATTTCGGCAGAAGGTTCAACAGGTTTTCCGTCTGTTAAATCGCGGTATTTTACCGCGGGCACTTCAATATGTAAATCAATTCTGTCCAGCAAAGGGCCGCTGATTTTGCCCAAATATTGCCGAATTTGCTGTTCAGAACAGGTACATTTTCGCGTACTGTCGCCAAAGTAACCGCATTTACAAGGGTTCATGGCGGCTACCACCATGGAGGAGCTGGGATAGGTTAGCGTAGCGTTTACTCTTGATATGGTCACTACGCCGTCTTCCATAGGCTGGCGCAGCACTTCTAATGCATCTTTTTTAAACTCGGGCAGCTCGTCCAAAAACAGCACGCCGTTGTGGGCCAGGCTGATTTCGCCGGGGCGGGGCATACTCCCGCCGCCGGAAAGGCCGCTGGCAGAAATGGTGTGATGTGGGCTTCTAAAAGGCCGCGTGGTAATCAGCGGAACGTTTTGCGGAAGAAGCCCTGCAATGGAGTGAATTTTTGTCACCTCCAGCGCCTCATAAAGAGAAAGCGCCGGCAAGATAGAGGGCAGGCGCTGGGCCAGCATGGTTTTCCCTGAACCGGGGGAGCCGATGAGCAGACAGTTGTGCCCGCCGGCAGCGGCAATTTCCAAGGCAGTTTTTACGTTTTCCTGACCTTTCACATCTGCAAAATCAAGCAGAGAGTCTGTTTGACGGGAAAAAATTTTATCAATGTCAATTTCGGTTTTTTTAAGCTTTTCTTCTGTGATGAAGTGTTTTATTATATCCAGCAAATTAGCAGCGCCAAAGACATTTAAATCTTTCACGACAGCCGCCTCGGCTGCGTTTTGGGCGGGAAGAATGATATTTTTAATTCCGTTTTCAGCAGCGCAAATTGCCATTGGAAGCGCGCCGACAATTGGACGAAGCTCGCCGGAAAGGGCAATTTCACCCACAAACGCATAATTGGAGAGGTCTGCGTTTAGCTGCTGGGAGCTTGCCAAAAGCCCGATGCAGATGGGCAAATCGTAAATGGGTCCGGCCTTTTTTATGTTGGCAGGGGCCAGGTTCACCGTTATGCGCTGGGTGGGATAGGTTAGTCCGCAGTTCTTCATGGCGGCGCGCACACGCTCGCGGGACTCTTTTACAGCGGCATCGGGCAGACCCACCACGTCAAAGGCCGGCAGGCCGTTGCCAATGTCTGTTTCAACGCCTACCAGATATCCGTCAATTCCGTTTAGCCCCATACTGTTTATTTTTGACAGCAAGTGAAAGTCCCCCTTAAAGTTCAATCAGTTCTTTTGGCGATGCAACCAGGTTTTCATAACCGTCTTCTTTTATAACCACCAAATCTTCAATTCTCACGCCGCCGAAGTTTTCGATATAAATGCCGGGTTCAACCGTCATCAGCTCGCCAGGCAGCAAAATATCGCTGCACTTGGGCGAGAGGGACGGTTTTTCATGCACTTTCAGCCCAACGCTGTGACCTAAGCCGTGACCGAAATATTTACCAAACCCCGCGTCTTTAATCAGGTTTCGCGCAACCGAGTCCACCACGTTGGCCATCGCACCGGCAGAGAGCTCTGACAGGGCGGCTTTCTGCGCCGAAAGCACGGTTTCATAAATTTGTTTTTGTTTGTCGCTGGCCTTTCCCACAACCACGGTTCTGGTCATGTCGCTGCAATAACCTTGAAACTTACAGCCAAAATCCAGGGTGAAAAAGTCGTTTTTTTCAATTACTTTATCCGTGGCTGTGCCGTGGGGCATGGCGCTGCGCACGCCGGAGGCCGCAATGGTTTCAAAAGAAAGCCCCTCGGCGCCGTTTTGCTTCATGTGAAATTCCAGCAAAAGGGCAATTTCCCGTTCTGTTTTGCCCGGGGCAATTTGCGTTAAAATATAGGAAAACGCGTTGTCGGCAAGCTTTGCTGCAGAGGCAATTGCAGCAAGCTCTGTTTCGTCTTTAATCATTCGAATCTCTAATATTTTATCTGATATAGGCAGCCAAACCGATTTATCTGCGATTTTTTCCAGCCCCAAATAGGTTTGAAAGGTCACGAAATCATCTTCAAAACCAATGGTTTGAAGGTTTTCTCCTTTTAAAAATGCAGAGAGGCTTTTTTCTGCAAGATCAATAATTTCAAAATCCGGCGCCTGCTCGTGGGCCTGCACCGTATAGCGCGAGTCGGTAAACAAAAGGCGGCGGTTTTGATCAATAAAAAGCGCGCCCTCGCCCCCCGTAAAGCCCGAAAAATAGTAAATATTTTCCGGGGAGGTGATGAGGCTGGCGCAGGGTGAAGCTTTGGTAAGCTTTTGCGTGCGTTTAATATACAACGTTTTGTTTCCCTCCGGTTTCAAATCATTTCATTTAATGATACGATAAATATCCCAATAAACTTACTTTAATACCAGCGCCCGCAGGCGCAAGTATATTTTCAAGTTTTATTATATCAGTCTTTACATATCTTTTCAATAAAAATCATATATAATACAAAACGAAATATTGGAGTTTGCCATGAAAAGCTTTTTAAAAGAAAATTTTACACATATTCTGTTTTTAATTTTAGTTGGCTTGGTGCTGATTTTGTGGGGAAGGCTCATCGCCGGGGAATTTATAACAAACGCAGCTACCCGCGGACTTAACACCACACAGGACCGGGTGCGGTGCGCCGAAAGCTACGGCTGGCAGGTTGACCCGACCAGCGAAACACAGGAGAATGTTTATATTCCCCAGGAGTTTGACGATGTTTATAACCGCTACAACCGCTTGCAGAGAATGTGTGGCTTCGACCTTTACAAATACCGCGGAAAAGGCGTAATACGCTACACCTTTCGGGCATTAAATTTTCCCGGGGCAGAAGATGCGGAGGTTTTTGTAAACATTTTGGTTTATGACGGAAAAATGATTGGCGGCGACTGCATGACCGTGGCGTTAGACGGTTTTATGGTGCCCATTGACCGGCGTTTTTTGGACTAAAGGCAAATGCTCACATCGCCGGAGTTCAGCGCGGCGGTGTTGCCGTTTGGCAGGCGCACGATAAGGTTTGCATCGCTGTCGATATCCTCAGCAACCGCCGGGCCGGCATAAGACCCGGCTAGAATTTCAATTTTACGGTTCAAAATACAGGAGGCCTCTTTATATTCCTCAATATAATCTTTTTGCTCTAACGTTTCATATAGCCTGTCGAACTGCGTAAGCACTTCGGCAATCAGCTTGTTTTTTAAATCGTCGGGAAGCGGATGTGAAATTTCTGAAAGGTTTGTCGTTTTAAAGGCAAACTCCTCGGGATATCCGTTTTCCGGCGGTTTTATGTTAATTCCAATTCCTAAAACCGCATAATTTAAATAGCCCGATTCAATTTCCATAGACGCCTCTGTTAAAATTCCGCACAGCTTTTTGTTGTTAAAATAAACATCGTTTACCCATTTTATTTGTGTGTCGGCATGCAGCAGGAGTTTTATGGCCCGGCGCACTGCAACAGACGCGGCTACGGTAATGAAAACAGAGTCTGCCGCCTTTAATCGCGGGCGGAGCAGCAGGCTGAAATATACGCCGCAGCCTCTGGGTGAAAAAAAGCGTTTGCCGCGGCGTCCTTTGCCGCCGGTTTGCATCTCTGTCACCACAACGGTGCCCTCTTGAGCGCCGTTTTGCGCCAATTCCTTTAAGGCGGTGTTTGTGGAATTTACTTCATCTAAATGAACAATTTTGTGTTTGTTTCCGTTTAAATATTTATAAATGCCGCTGGGGGAAATGATGTCGTTCTTTTCAGAAAACACATATCCTAAGCGGCTGGTAGCATCGAATTTATAGCCTGAATCCCGCAGGCCGGAAATGGCCTTGTTCACTGCCGCGCGGCTCACGCCCAGGCTTTTTGCAATGTCGCTGCCGGAAATCAGCGTTCCGCGGTTTTGCTCAAAAAGTTCTAACAATTTTTCTTTCATGGATTTCACCTCTTGCTTTTATACTACAATAAATTGCAGAAAAAGTCAATTGTAAACCGATTGGTTATGCGGTAATGATATTGTATAAATTACAAAATAGTATTGAAAATTTTTATAAATAATAGTATAATTAGCTCAATGCGACTCGTTTGGAGGCGGTAAAATACACTTTTAAGGGGATGAGGCATATGAATGAAAAATTTAATAAATATAAAAATCATATTATCAGCCTCTGCGGAGTGGATTGTAATTTGTTTGATGTGCGGCTGAGAAAATTTTTAGAAGTACCCAGCTTCTGCCAAACCTGCCCGCGCTATCCAGATCATGCCAATACGCATTTATACGGCTGTTACGAGGCACAGCGCTGGGACGATAAGTATATTTATTACTGCCCGAGAGGGTTTATCTTTATTGCAGTTGCAATTTGTGATGAAATGCATATCATGGACTACGGCGTAATTGCAGGACCTATTTTAATGGGCGAGCCTGACGAAGAACAAAATGCGTTTTTAGGTATTATTCCCCATTTGAGCACGAAAAACGTCAATGATTTAACCGAGCTTATGGTTCCGGTTTTTTGCCGGACGTTACAGTTCGGCAGACAGTGGGAAGATATTCAGACAAAAGACTTTTTAAATGCCGTATATGACGCGGCGGCGGAAAACACGGACATAAAAAAAGAGCAATATCCGATTTCGCTGGAAAACGATTTGCGCGACTCTATTATAAACGGCAATAAAAAGAGGGCAAAGGAGATTTTAAATCTGCTGCTGGGCCATATATTTTTCCATTCGGCAGGAGAACTTGATAAAATTAAAGAACGAATCACTGAGCTGATTGTTCAGCTATCAAGATTTTCGATTGAAGGCGGCGCGGAAATTTCTCAGATTTTTTCGCTTAATCATAACTACTTAAAAGAAGTGGAACGTTTTGAAAATATTGAACAGCTCAGTGTGTGGTTGAGCAGTGTGATGAATGAATATTTCAGCTATGTGTTCGAATTGCAGGACGTGAAGCACGCGGACAGCATTTATAAGGCAGAGCGGTTTATAAAAGAAAATTATATGCAGAAGCTATCGTTAAACGACGTTGCGGGACACGTATATTTAAGCAAAGCGTATTTAAGCAAAATATTTAAAGAGGAAACGGGCATTAGCTTAGTAAATTATATTAACCGGCTTCGTATTGACAAAAGCAAGACGCTTTTAAAAGACCATTCCCTGTCTTTAGCAGACATAGCAGCACTGGTGGGATTTGACGACCAGAGCTACTTTTCAAAAATATTTAAAGGCATAACTGGTGTTTCTCCCGGAAAATACCGCAAAAATCCTTCAAAATAATAACAATAAAACGGAGCCTTTTTATAAAAACAGGCTCCGTTTATGTATAAAATCAATATAAAATTCCGCCGAAATATGTAACTGTGTTTGCACCGTTTATATATTTCATACCGCATGCCTCTGCCAAAGACGACACTTGAATGCTGTAAGATTCCAGAGAGGCGATTTTTTCTTCCGGAAAACGGCACGGCTCGTCGCTGACAGCGGCGCATTCTTCACAGAAGCGGCAGCCTCCGGCTCCCAGCAGCAGAAACTGAGAATCCGCTTGTTTGCATATTGCATGTACGTCTCTGATCAGCTTTTGAAAATTGCGGCTGCTTTCCTGCATTCCTTCAACATCGAAAGAATCTTCTAATTGATAAATTTTTTGAAAAACCAATATATTTTTAAAGGTTTTTGCTTTTGCAATCAGTTCTTTTGTGTTTCCAACGCGGGGAGGACATGTCCAGTTCTTGCCGTAATTCCCGCAGGCATTGCTTTCACACAGCGAAATCAGCGACGGCTCGAAACGAATTTGCTCCACGGGCAGAACAGCGGCGTGATCCATACCGAAATCATAAATTTTTTGTTCCAGCTCTTTCATAACGCAATCACGCACCGGCACAAATTTTCAGCGCAACATCAGAAGCGGAAGCCGCATCGGTTGTATAATAATCTGCGCCGATGCTGTCGCAGAATTCCTGTGTAATGGGAGCGCCGCCGACCATAATTTTCACTTTGTCGCGGATTCCTTTCTCTTCTGCCTTTGCAACCACATTTTTCATTTCAACCATTGTTGTGGTCAGCAATGCGCTGCAGCAGATAACCTGCGCGTTGTTTTCAATTGCCTTTTCAACAAATGTTTCCGGTGAAACGTCAACGCCCAAATCAATTACTGTGAGACCTTTGCCCTCTAACATCATTTTTACAAGATTTTTGCCAATGTCGTGTAAATCACCCTTAACCGTTCCTACAACTGCAGTTCCGCTGGATTTCACTCCTGCAGTTGCCAAATGCGGCTTAAGCAATTCCGTGCCGGCGTTCATAGCGCGGGCGGCGATTAAAACCTCAGGAACAAAAACTTCATTGTTTTTAAACTTTTCACCAATAATACTCATTCCGCTCAGCAGACCCTTTTCAAGAATTTCCTGCGGTGCAATTCCTTCTTCAATTGCCTGGGCAACCAGCTCTTTCACCTGTTTTGCTCTTCCCTGCTGCAGAAATGTGCTCATCTCTTCTAAAATATTCATTTCATAACTTCCTTTCATTTTTACTTAATATTATATTATCTTTATTTTAATATAAACCGCAAATCTTGTATAGAAAAATTTTTTGATTTTTTGAAATATTTTATCTATTCTGCTTTATCAAGTTGCAATCCGTTTCTTTTTTTGTTATGCTAATATCACAGCAGACAAGGAAACGAGGAATATTGATGAAAATAACCCTGCAGTCGGACGCAAAAAAAATTTGTATTTCTGTTTTTAACGAAACGCGGATAGACGAAATCATTGCAAAATCGGAATTTAAGCTTACCCGTCCGTGCGGAGGAAATGGAACCTGCGGAAAATGCAAAGTAAAAGCCGTTGGGAATCTGTCTGAAATGAGCGGCGATGAAAAACGTTTTTTGACCAAAGAAGAAATCGGCGCAAACATTCGTCTTGCCTGTTATGCATCAGTTACCGGCGACGCGAATATTACGCTCATCACTTCAAATGAACAAATTCAAGGGGTAACAGACGGATATTTTCCTGACTTTAAAAAAAGTCCCCTTACCGGTGATAAAAACTGTTATGCAATGGCAATTGACATTGGAACAACCACAATTGCAGGATATTTTTATAAAATGCCCGAATGTTTTTGCGTAAAACAGACTTGCAGAACAAACCCTCAAACGCAGTTCGGTGCAGACGTTATTTCGCGCATTCAATTTGCAAACGAGGGTGGATTGAAGACGCTTCAAAAAGCAGTGCAGGACGAAATAGAATCCATGAAAACGGAATTTGGCGAACCGGTGGAACTGTCTGTAATTACGGGAAACACAACAATGCTTCATCTTTTTTCCGGACTTGACCCCAGCGGAATTGCCGTTTCGCCGTTTACGCCAAAGAGCCTGTTTGGAAATTTTCAGGA
This Congzhengia minquanensis DNA region includes the following protein-coding sequences:
- a CDS encoding YifB family Mg chelatase-like AAA ATPase; this translates as MLSKINSMGLNGIDGYLVGVETDIGNGLPAFDVVGLPDAAVKESRERVRAAMKNCGLTYPTQRITVNLAPANIKKAGPIYDLPICIGLLASSQQLNADLSNYAFVGEIALSGELRPIVGALPMAICAAENGIKNIILPAQNAAEAAVVKDLNVFGAANLLDIIKHFITEEKLKKTEIDIDKIFSRQTDSLLDFADVKGQENVKTALEIAAAGGHNCLLIGSPGSGKTMLAQRLPSILPALSLYEALEVTKIHSIAGLLPQNVPLITTRPFRSPHHTISASGLSGGGSMPRPGEISLAHNGVLFLDELPEFKKDALEVLRQPMEDGVVTISRVNATLTYPSSSMVVAAMNPCKCGYFGDSTRKCTCSEQQIRQYLGKISGPLLDRIDLHIEVPAVKYRDLTDGKPVEPSAEIRKRVEAARKIQENRFQGEKNVHCNAQMTPKMVEEFCPLGTEESKLLKDAFHNLGLSARAHNRILKVSRTVADLKGSENIKREHLAQAIFYRSLDRKYW
- a CDS encoding M24 family metallopeptidase, with protein sequence MYIKRTQKLTKASPCASLITSPENIYYFSGFTGGEGALFIDQNRRLLFTDSRYTVQAHEQAPDFEIIDLAEKSLSAFLKGENLQTIGFEDDFVTFQTYLGLEKIADKSVWLPISDKILEIRMIKDETELAAIASAAKLADNAFSYILTQIAPGKTEREIALLLEFHMKQNGAEGLSFETIAASGVRSAMPHGTATDKVIEKNDFFTLDFGCKFQGYCSDMTRTVVVGKASDKQKQIYETVLSAQKAALSELSAGAMANVVDSVARNLIKDAGFGKYFGHGLGHSVGLKVHEKPSLSPKCSDILLPGELMTVEPGIYIENFGGVRIEDLVVIKEDGYENLVASPKELIEL
- a CDS encoding DUF4830 domain-containing protein: MKSFLKENFTHILFLILVGLVLILWGRLIAGEFITNAATRGLNTTQDRVRCAESYGWQVDPTSETQENVYIPQEFDDVYNRYNRLQRMCGFDLYKYRGKGVIRYTFRALNFPGAEDAEVFVNILVYDGKMIGGDCMTVALDGFMVPIDRRFLD
- a CDS encoding biotin--[acetyl-CoA-carboxylase] ligase gives rise to the protein MKEKLLELFEQNRGTLISGSDIAKSLGVSRAAVNKAISGLRDSGYKFDATSRLGYVFSEKNDIISPSGIYKYLNGNKHKIVHLDEVNSTNTALKELAQNGAQEGTVVVTEMQTGGKGRRGKRFFSPRGCGVYFSLLLRPRLKAADSVFITVAASVAVRRAIKLLLHADTQIKWVNDVYFNNKKLCGILTEASMEIESGYLNYAVLGIGINIKPPENGYPEEFAFKTTNLSEISHPLPDDLKNKLIAEVLTQFDRLYETLEQKDYIEEYKEASCILNRKIEILAGSYAGPAVAEDIDSDANLIVRLPNGNTAALNSGDVSICL
- a CDS encoding AraC family transcriptional regulator; its protein translation is MNEKFNKYKNHIISLCGVDCNLFDVRLRKFLEVPSFCQTCPRYPDHANTHLYGCYEAQRWDDKYIYYCPRGFIFIAVAICDEMHIMDYGVIAGPILMGEPDEEQNAFLGIIPHLSTKNVNDLTELMVPVFCRTLQFGRQWEDIQTKDFLNAVYDAAAENTDIKKEQYPISLENDLRDSIINGNKKRAKEILNLLLGHIFFHSAGELDKIKERITELIVQLSRFSIEGGAEISQIFSLNHNYLKEVERFENIEQLSVWLSSVMNEYFSYVFELQDVKHADSIYKAERFIKENYMQKLSLNDVAGHVYLSKAYLSKIFKEETGISLVNYINRLRIDKSKTLLKDHSLSLADIAALVGFDDQSYFSKIFKGITGVSPGKYRKNPSK
- a CDS encoding DUF2284 domain-containing protein → MKELEQKIYDFGMDHAAVLPVEQIRFEPSLISLCESNACGNYGKNWTCPPRVGNTKELIAKAKTFKNILVFQKIYQLEDSFDVEGMQESSRNFQKLIRDVHAICKQADSQFLLLGAGGCRFCEECAAVSDEPCRFPEEKIASLESYSIQVSSLAEACGMKYINGANTVTYFGGILY
- a CDS encoding corrinoid protein, with amino-acid sequence MNILEEMSTFLQQGRAKQVKELVAQAIEEGIAPQEILEKGLLSGMSIIGEKFKNNEVFVPEVLIAARAMNAGTELLKPHLATAGVKSSGTAVVGTVKGDLHDIGKNLVKMMLEGKGLTVIDLGVDVSPETFVEKAIENNAQVICCSALLTTTMVEMKNVVAKAEEKGIRDKVKIMVGGAPITQEFCDSIGADYYTTDAASASDVALKICAGA